The following proteins come from a genomic window of Lolium rigidum isolate FL_2022 chromosome 5, APGP_CSIRO_Lrig_0.1, whole genome shotgun sequence:
- the LOC124651749 gene encoding protein ZINC INDUCED FACILITATOR 1-like, with protein sequence MGEAASPAPAKTYYDGCPGCAIERRKESSKGIPYRELSFVGITTFVSSLPITSLFPFLYFMIQDLHVAQREEDIGFYAGFLGASYMVGRAFASIFWGMVADRIGRKPVIALSLLSTIVFNTLFGLSVKYWMAITTRLLLGSLNGFLAPIKAYCIEVCRDEQQALGMSTVNTAWGLGLIIGPAIGGYLAQPAKQYPHIFNDKSTFGRFPYLLPCLCISTLAIFALISCIWLPETLHKHTNLEKVVEAAEPSTSQEHTESPKKSLLKNWPLMSSIITYSVFSLHDTAYSEIFSLWTVSDRKYGGLSFSSKDVGQVLTVAGACLLVYQLFVYRWLDKMLGTINSTRIASALSIPIIAAYPFLTHLSGIRLGVVLYMAAMFKSSLAITRVSGTSLLQNNAVPQGQRGAANGIATTFMSLFKSVAPAGAGIIFSWAQKRQHAAFFPGDQMVFLLLNLTEVLGLILTFKPFLAVPEHYKENR encoded by the exons ATGGGCGAGGCGGCGTCTCCAGCACCGGCCAAGACGTACTACGACGGCTGCCCCGGGTGCGCCATAGAGCGGAGGAAGGAGAGCAGCAAGGGGATCCCGTACAGGGAGCTCTCCTTCGTCGGAATCACCACCTTCGTTTCAT CTTTGCCGATCACGTCGCTGTTCCCGTTTCTCTACTTCATG ATACAAGACTTGCATgttgctcaacgagaagaagataTTGGATTCTATGCTGGATTTCTTG GTGCATCATATATGGTTGGTAGAGCTTTCGCGTCAATCTTTTGGGGAATGGTGGCAGATCGCATTGGGCGAAAGCCTGTAATAGCATTGTCGTTACTTTCAAC AATTGTTTTCAATACTTTATTCGGATTAAGTGTGAAATATTGGATGGCTATTACTACAAGGCTGCTGCTTGGATCTTTAAATGGATTTCTTGCACCAATAAAG GCTTACTGCATTGAAGTTTGTCGGGATGAACAACAAGCTTTGGGCATGTCAACC GTCAATACAGCATGGGGATTGGGCCTTATAATTGGCCCAGCAATTGGGGGCTACCTTGCCCAG CCAGCCAAACAATATCCACACATTTTCAACGACAAATCAACATTTGGGAG ATTCCCATATCTTCTTCCATGTCTCTGCATATCAACTTTGGCAATTTTTGCCCTGATAAGTTGTATATGGCTTCCT GAAACTCTACACAAGCACACCAACCTTGAAAAGGTAGTTGAAGCAGCTGAACCTTCTACATCTCAAGAACATACAGAGTCGCCTAAGAAGAGCTTATTAAAAAATTGGCCACTGATGTCATCAATTATTACATATTCTGTCTTCTCCCTCCACGACACTGCATACAGTGAG ATATTTTCTCTCTGGACTGTAAGTGATAGAAAATATGGTGGACTTAGCTTTTCATCTAAGGATGTCGGACAAGTTCTTACAGTGGCAG GTGCATGTCTTCTTGTATATCAATTATTTGTTTATCGTTGGCTCGATAAGATGCTTGGGACAATCAACTCAACCCGCATCGCATCT GCACTGTCTATACCAATTATTGCTGCTTATCCGTTTCTGACACACTTGTCAGGAATAAGACTTGGTGTTGTTCTATATATGGCAGCAATGTTTAAAAGCTCTCTTGCT ATAACTAGAGTCAGCGGCACCTCTCTTCTACAAAACAATGCTGTC CCACAAGGGCAAAGAGGTGCTGCAAATGGAATAGCCACAACATTCATGTCCTTATTCAAGTCTGTTGCTCCGGCTGGGGCCGGTATTAT ATTCTCGTGGGCACAGAAGCGCCAGCATGCAGCGTTCTTTCCAG GTGATCAGATGGTGTTTCTTCTGCTAAACTTGACAGAGGTACTCGGGCTCATATTGACCTTCAAGCCATTCCTGGCAGTTCCCGAACATTACAAGGAAAACAGATAG
- the LOC124653144 gene encoding 2'-deoxymugineic-acid 2'-dioxygenase-like: MGDLHESIPEGVVSLPVIDLSLDRDQVSRAILDAGKNIGFFQVINHGVTEQAMRDMEAACREFFALPAEDKAAFYSEDNKKTNRYFSGSTYQTGGNKYWMDCLRLGCSIPVGDSKNNWPDKPQNLREVIETFTVLTRDMGMELLRLLCQGMGLRPDYFDGNLGGADVVVTLNHYPACPDPSTMIGLPPHCDRNLLSLLLPSTVPGLQFSHNGQWIDVQPLPNAFIVNFGLPLEVVTNGMLKSIEHRVVTNTTMARTSVGTFITPTKDCLITPAEEFLGEENPPRYHAVTYGDFNRIHSIAKHGLSSVKTTDLKKIEESLSTET, from the exons ATGGGGGATCTGCACGAATCGATCCCGGAAGGCGTCGTCTCCCTGCCCGTCATCGACCTCTCCCTCGACCGCGACCAGGTCAGCCGCGCCATCCTCGACGccggcaagaacatcggcttcttccag GTGATCAACCACGGCGTGACCGAGCAGGCGATGCGGGACATGGAGGCGGCGTGCCGCGAGTTCTTTGCCCTGCCGGCGGAGGACAAGGCGGCGTTCTACTCGGAGGACAACAAGAAGACCAACCGGTACTTCTCCGGCAGCACCTACCAGACGGGCGGCAATAAGTACTGGATGGACTGCCTCCGCCTCGGCTGCTCCATCCCGGTCGGCGACAGCAAGAACAACTGGCCCGACAAGCCACAAAACCTCCG GGAGGTCATCGAGACGTTCACCGTTCTGACGAGAGACATGGGCATGGAGCTGCTGCGGCTGCTCTGCCAGGGCATGGGTCTCCGGCCCGACTACTTCGACGGCAACCTCGGCGGCGCCGACGTGGTCGTCACCCTCAACCACTACCCTGCGTGCCCGGACCCGAGCACCATGATTGGCCTGCCGCCCCACTGCGACCGCAACCTGCTGAGCCTCCTCCTCCCCAGCACCGTCCCCGGCCTACAGTTCTCCCACAACGGCCAATGGATCGACGTCCAGCCATTGCCCAACGCCTTCATCGTCAACTTTGGACTCCCGCTCGAG GTCGTCACCAACGGCATGCTCAAGAGCATAGAGCACCGTGTGGTGACCAACACGACGATGGCGCGCACGTCGGTGGGGACCTTCATCACGCCGACCAAAGACTGCCTCATCACCCCCGCCGAGGAGTTCCTGGGTGAGGAGAACCCGCCGCGCTACCACGCCGTCACTTACGGCGACTTCAACCGCATCCACAGCATCGCCAAACATGGGTTATCCAGCGTCAAAACCACCGACCTCAAGAAAATTGAGGAATCACTGAGCACAGAGACATAG